One stretch of Schizosaccharomyces pombe strain 972h- genome assembly, chromosome: III DNA includes these proteins:
- the mok14 gene encoding spore wall alpha-1,4-glucan synthase, meiotic Mok14 codes for MNIKKKSFLFQFLFGWIVLSSAQWLSVLDEAENLNSSFSLESVDSFAPVRPRFIIDEDFAEDYNLTVDILHRPLQENFDSFFPNVEAYVESGNSNGDLMSDNGKLDDLNSRAAYSALKALQNSYGSSHLYRFTPYELFGQSIWIEEAPEVNHVGWSIMFDNLGRYFLLELRGLREVTFALFITFSIVPIITGILTVYIYKKKYCVIKFNKSGRSKKKDSWLKRSKDELLRTDSANLLTLNDNDEPVMIRHSCKRTCILFATLEYNIPEWNIKIKIGGLGVMAELMSKTLKQYDLVWVVPCVGDITYPVAETAPSLVVKVVNQDYEVKVFYHYKDNIKYVLLDSPIFRKRTSHDPYPPRMDDISSAIFYSVWNQSIAAIIRREKVDIYHINDYHGALAPIYNLPEVIPCAISLHNAEFQGLWPLQSSIDEREVCGLFNVSKTICREYIQFGNAFNLMHCGVSYVRRHQSGYGVVGVSNKYGQRSWVRYPVFWSLKKIGQLPNPDPTDIGLSVNPVNQQLPDFAEYASVRKENKRKAQEWAGLTIDDEADLLVFVGRWSVQKGIDILADLAPTLLEKFNIQLIVVGPLIDLYGKFAAEKFMYIMERYPGRVFSKPEFVHLPPFIFEGADFALIPSRDEPFGLVAVEFGRRGAICIGSRVGGLGEMPGWWYSVESSSTAYLLKQLEKSCTLALKSTPEMRHKLRIAALQQRFPVDEWVALYDRLIRNCIKAHNKQQQRRSIKSFFSCITPNKPTKDVNDILSEKSAFSPADYEHSIDIREHTSYDANSMDNDSDEDNYEQAESIISSLSSSALSELSYISESSMNIGSRLDERFIDANGVAIRDFSAELTYLTPENSKGKLSIDHFLNKVQSRWHDEEHHYYKTGFRKRVYKYLKIKDKKSKDVDPDDDLVNQLPLNAYTKPRYKSAASTRLNIYQRILYLKVFTWPLYTIFLSLGQILSISSFQLSLLSGFEDNNQISLYVITGVFILSTIVWWGLYRNLPSVHSLSLPFAVYALAFLFTGISSMSLPYHIRGWLSYAATWVYAIAAASGPLYFTLNFEDEHCSGLGSSITRACVLQGVQQLWLSFLWLWGTLSSRLDYNYKVLLQPINSVYVVAGVWPVSFVLLSVCILLYKGLPPFYRQKPGSIPAFSKSLLHRKVVICFLISVINQNFWMSTLISQAWRFFWGSKLTKLWKIVVMTVSFLVGAWLIIFYVLRKLSNKHTWMVPVLGLGFGAIKWMHVFWGTSNVGIFLPWAGIAGPYLSRALWLWLGILDSIQGIGNGLILLQTLSRRHVTNTLMISQLAGSATSILARFVSPTKTGPANVFPDLTGYTPVDRAKPVANAPFWICLILNVALCIMYLRCYHRENISRP; via the coding sequence AtgaatataaagaaaaagagctttctctttcaatttttgttcGGATGGATTGTACTGTCTTCGGCTCAATGGCTATCGGTTTTGGATGAGGCAGAGAATTTGaactcttctttttcattagaAAGTGTTGATTCTTTTGCTCCAGTAAGACCAAGGTTTATAATCGATGAAGACTTTGCTGAAGATTACAACCTTACTGTTGATATCTTGCATCGTCCACTTCAGGAAAATTTCGattctttctttccaaaCGTTGAAGCGTATGTTGAAAGTGGAAATTCTAATGGTGATTTGATGAGCGACAATGGTAAACTAGATGATTTAAATTCTCGAGCGGCCTATTCTGCCCTTAAAGCCCTTCAAAACTCTTATGGATCATCCCATCTTTATCGCTTTACACCCTATGAATTGTTTGGGCAATCTATTTGGATTGAAGAAGCACCTGAAGTGAATCATGTCGGTTGGTCTATTATGTTCGATAACCTTGGCCGTTACTTTTTACTAGAGTTGCGCGGTCTACGCGAGGTTACttttgctttgtttattactttttcaatCGTTCCTATTATTACAGGAATCCTTACTGTTTACATTTACAAGAAGAAATACTGTGTcataaaattcaataagTCCGGTCGTTCTAAGAAGAAGGATAGCTGGTTGAAAAGGTCTAAGGATGAATTACTTCGTACGGATAGCGCAAATCTTCTGACTTTGAATGATAATGATGAGCCTGTAATGATTAGACATTCATGTAAAAGGACGTGCATTCTTTTCGCAACACTCGAATATAACATTCCGGAAtggaatataaaaattaaaattggaGGTTTAGGAGTGATGGCTGAATTAATGAGTAAGACATTAAAGCAGTATGATTTGGTTTGGGTCGTTCCTTGTGTGGGAGATATCACATATCCAGTGGCTGAAACTGCTCCATCTTTGGTAGTTAAAGTGGTTAACCAAGACTATGAAGTGAAAGTTTTCTATCATTATAAAGACAACATCAAATATGTTCTTCTCGACTCTCCCATATTCAGAAAGCGGACATCACACGATCCTTATCCTCCTCGTATGGATGATATATCTTCAGCCATTTTTTACAGTGTTTGGAATCAGTCCATTGCTGCTATAATACGTCGTGAAAAGGTTGATATCTATCATATTAATGATTATCATGGTGCACTTGCTCCAATTTATAATCTTCCAGAGGTCATCCCTTGTGCAATTTCACTCCATAATGCCGAATTCCAAGGTTTGTGGCCTTTACAGTCCAGTATTGATGAAAGAGAGGTTTGTGGTTTATTCAATGTTTCCAAAACCATTTGCAGAGAATACATTCAATTCGGTAATGCTTTCAACCTGATGCATTGCGGTGTTTCTTATGTTCGTCGTCATCAGTCCGGTTACGGAGTAGTTGGTGTTTCTAACAAATATGGCCAACGCTCATGGGTTCGATATCCAGTTTTTTGGagtctcaaaaaaattggacaATTGCCTAACCCTGATCCTACCGACATCGGTTTGAGTGTTAATCCTGTGAATCAACAACTTCCTGACTTTGCAGAATATGCTTCGGTAAGGAAGGAAAACAAGAGAAAGGCACAAGAATGGGCCGGTTTGACAATCGATGATGAAGCGGATCTTCTGGTATTTGTAGGTAGATGGTCAGTGCAAAAAGGTATTGATATTTTAGCTGATCTCGCGCCAACCCTCTTAGAAAAGTTCAACATTCAATTAATTGTTGTTGGGCCTCTAATTGATTTATATGGTAAATTTGCGGCAGAAAAGTTCATGTACATAATGGAACGTTATCCAGGGCGCGTTTTCTCAAAACCCGAGTTCGTTCATCTACCACCCTTCATTTTTGAAGGAGCTGACTTTGCCCTAATTCCTTCTCGTGATGAACCTTTTGGTTTAGTCGCGGTAGAATTTGGCAGGAGAGGTGCTATTTGTATCGGCTCAAGAGTCGGAGGTTTAGGAGAAATGCCAGGATGGTGGTATTCTGTTGAATCTAGCTCAACCGCCTATTTACTGAAACAACTTGAGAAGTCTTGTACTCTGGCTCTAAAATCAACTCCTGAAATGCGCCATAAACTGAGAATCGCCGCCCTTCAGCAACGCTTTCCTGTAGATGAGTGGGTGGCATTGTATGACAGACTTATACGAAACTGTATTAAGGCTCATAACAAACAGCAGCAAAGAAGAAGcataaaatcatttttcaGTTGCATTACACCGAACAAGCCTACTAAAGATGTTAACGATATTTTATCCGAAAAAAGTGCATTTTCTCCTGCAGATTATGAGCACTCTATAGATATTAGAGAACATACATCATATGATGCCAATTCAATGGATAATGATTCTGATGAAGATAATTATGAACAAGCAGAATCAATTATTTCATCACTAAGTAGTTCAGCACTTTCCGAATTATCTTACATATCTGAGAGTTCCATGAATATAGGTTCTAGGCTTGATGAACGCTTTATCGATGCAAATGGCGTTGCAATAAGGGATTTTTCTGCTGAGTTAACTTATTTGACTCCTGAAAActcaaaaggaaaattatCTATCGATCATTTCTTGAACAAAGTCCAATCACGTTGGCATGACGAAGAACATCACTATTACAAGACAGGATTTAGGAAGCgtgtttacaaatatttaaagaTCAAAGACAAAAAGTCTAAAGATGTGGACCCTGATGATGACTTGGTAAACCAACTTCCTTTAAATGCTTACACGAAACCCCGATATAAGAGTGCGGCTAGTACTCGACTAAACATTTATCAAAGAATTCTATATCTTAAAGTTTTCACTTGGCCGCTTTACACAATCTTCCTCTCGTTAGGCCAAATTTTATCTATTTCATCGTTTCaactttctcttttatcAGGATTTGAAGATAATAATCAAATATCTTTGTACGTAATCACAGGCgtttttattctttcaaCGATTGTTTGGTGGGGTTTGTATCGGAACCTTCCAAGTGTTCATTCCTTATCGCTTCCTTTTGCAGTGTATGCTTTGGCTTTCCTGTTTACTGGCATTTCATCTATGTCACTACCTTACCATATTCGTGGATGGCTAAGTTACGCTGCGACATGGGTTTATGCAATAGCTGCTGCGAGTGGGCCATTGTATTTCACTCtgaattttgaagatgaaCATTGTTCGGGGTTGGGATCTTCGATCACACGTGCTTGTGTTTTACAAGGAGTTCAACAACTTTGGTTATCGTTTCTTTGGCTCTGGGGAACCTTATCCAGTCGTTTGGACTATAACTATAAAGTGCTACTACAACCCATTAATAGTGTTTATGTTGTAGCAGGAGTTTGGCCGGTATCATTCGTTCTTCTATCAGTATGTATTCTTTTATATAAGGGGTTGCCACCTTTCTATCGACAAAAACCCGGATCGATCCCTgcattttctaaatcttTATTACACCGAAAGGTGGTAATATGTTTCCTGATTTCAGTCatcaatcaaaatttttggatgtCTACATTAATTAGCCAAGCTTGGAGATTTTTCTGGGGTTCCAAACTTACCAAATTATGGAAGATTGTTGTAATGACTGTATCCTTTTTAGTTGGTGCGTggttaataattttttatgtgCTTCGAAAACTTTCGAATAAGCACACTTGGATGGTTCCTGTACTAGGATTAGGGTTTGGTGCTATTAAATGGATGCATGTCTTCTGGGGAACTTCAAACGTTGGAATTTTCTTACCGTGGGCGGGCATTGCAGGACCATATCTTAGTCGTGCCTTGTGGCTTTGGTTGGGAATACTCGATTCCATTCAAGGCATTGGCAATGGCCTAATTTTACTTCAAACCTTGTCAAGAAGACACGTAACTAACACATTAATGATAAGCCAACTTGCCGGTTCTGCCACCTCAATACTTGCACGCTTTGTGTCGCCAACAAAGACTGGACCAGCTAATGTTTTTCCAGATTTGACTGGATACACTCCAGTAGACCGTGCAAAGCCAGTGGCTAATGCTCCGTTTTGGATTTGCCTGATCTTGAATGTAGCTCTATGTATCATGTATCTTCGGTGCTATCATAGAGAAAACATTAGCAGACCGTGA
- the tap42 gene encoding TAP42-like family protein: MESKSLRELWEETEKLKDSSSTDEKTRSEIVEGYEKCLKLVLQLRIFSSNEEVDEIKTSELRYLMIDYELAKCVEQWTKGDRLKAVQYAKTHYETFLSICDDYGLKPMQDEKPKTEADTRTLKIARYRMRQNLEKELKALSKDSETNEEQERKFWLTKLQIAVEDTLDSLPHIEMEIDLLKRAQAELMKSEDSPEKDEETLRREERKQKEGSSWRLDLNTRDKILDKNNRPLQPFTIVSDRNETRKNVFGFGYNLPTMTVDEYLDEEMKRGNIISQKDNPPKSDSDDEDDYEKLDAKTMKDRYWDEFKEANPRGSGNTMVNRG, encoded by the coding sequence ATGGAATCGAAGTCGTTGAGAGAGTTATGGGAAGAAACTGAGAAACTGAAGGATTCATCAAGCACagatgaaaaaacaagatCTGAAATTGTGGAAGGCTACGAAAAATGTTTGAAACTTGTTCTCCAGTTacgaattttttcttcaaacgAAGAAGTagatgaaataaaaaccaGCGAATTACGATATTTAATGATTGATTATGAACTTGCCAAATGTGTGGAACAATGGACCAAAGGAGATCGACTAAAAGCCGTCCAGTATGCAAAAACTCATTATGAAACATTTCTTAGCATTTGTGATGATTACGGACTAAAACCAATGCAAGAtgaaaaaccaaaaactGAGGCTGATACAAGGACTCTAAAAATCGCCAGATACAGAATGCGTCAAAACCTTGAGAAGGAGTTAAAGGCTTTGTCTAAGGACTCGGAAACCAATGAAGAGCAGGAGAGGAAATTTTGGCTCACTAAATTACAAATTGCTGTTGAAGATACATTGGACTCCCTTCCTCATATAGAAATGGAAATTGATTTACTAAAGCGAGCACAAGCAGAATTAATGAAATCAGAAGACAGTCCAGAGAAAGATGAGGAGACTCTTAGGAGAGAGGAacgaaagcaaaaagaaggaTCTTCTTGGCGTTTGGACTTAAATACCAGGGACAAGATTCTGGACAAAAATAATCGGCCCCTTCAACCATTTACCATTGTATCGGATCGAAATGAGACTcgaaaaaatgtttttggaTTTGGCTATAATCTACCCACCATGACAGTTGATGAGTATTTAGATGAGGAGATGAAACGTGGTAACATAATAAGCCAAAAAGATAACCCCCCTAAGTCAGACTCcgatgatgaagatgattatgaaaaattggATGCAAAAACAATGAAAGATCGTTACTGGGATGAGTTTAAAGAAGCCAATCCTCGCGGTAGTGGAAATACTATGGTAAATCGTGGTTAA
- a CDS encoding WD repeat-containing protein (WD repeat protein, human WDR89 family), with translation MVTASSSVRVSNEDECFIYDIEQLKDNVVVSYSTGSWSCFDKGTLLEIFKVPKAHTNITGIISCDQLNGVITCGSEGEIHLWDIRSQAKSAVRSWTQQSTPFTCIALNKKNQFATGSELTRSLASVQLWDVRSEQKLIRQWNDAHNDDITHLQFHPKDNELLLTGSVDGLVSLLDTTKEEDSTDPEEDPLLHVINHGASIHLAKFVSKKRVMVLSHMESYAMYKLKRDKDEKTWSSNELFSIDDLRAELSCSYVINEVSTSDKQFCALAFGDFSNHETKFVLVDTSTGELKKEPTKLERASEEICRAISFDVKNDVYYSGGEDGLLQAFRV, from the coding sequence ATGGTTACTGCAAGCTCGTCTGTTCGAGTGAGCAATGAAGatgaatgttttatttatgacATTGAACAGTTGAAGGACAATGTGGTGGTGAGCTACTCTACTGGTTCGTGGAGCTGTTTTGACAAGGGAACCttacttgaaatttttaaagtgcCTAAAGCGCACACGAATATTACTGGAATCATTAGTTGCGATCAGTTGAACGGCGTAATAACTTGTGGCTCCGAAGGAGAGATACATTTGTGGGATATTCGTTCGCAGGCGAAATCTGCAGTTCGATCGTGGACTCAACAATCTACCCCCTTTACCTGCATCGCcttgaataaaaagaacCAGTTTGCAACGGGTTCAGAGTTAACTCGTTCGTTGGCTTCTGTACAATTGTGGGACGTTAGAAGTGAACAAAAGTTAATTAGACAATGGAACGATGCACATAATGACGATATTACTCATTTGCAATTTCATCCAAAAGACAATGAGTTGCTTCTTACTGGGTCAGTAGACGGTCTGGTGAGTTTACTAGATACTACTAAGGAAGAGGACTCGACTGATCCCGAAGAAGATCCTCTTTTACATGTGATTAATCACGGGGCCTCAATTCATTTGGCTAAATTTGTTTCTAAGAAACGAGTGATGGTATTGTCTCACATGGAGTCTTATGCCATGTACAAGCTTAAACGTGATAAAGACGAGAAAACGTGGAGCAGTAACGAGTTATTTAGTATTGACGACTTGCGTGCAGAACTTTCATGTAGCTATGTGATTAACGAAGTTTCGACTAGTGACAAACAGTTTTGTGCGTTGGCTTTTGGTGATTTTTCGAACCATGAAACTAAGTTCGTTCTTGTGGATACGAGTACAGGTGAGCTGAAAAAAGAACCCACCAAATTGGAAAGAGCCTCGGAAGAAATTTGCCGCGCCATCAGTTTTGATGTAAAGAACGATGTTTACTATAGCGGTGGTGAAGATGGATTACTTCAAGCTTTTAGAGTCTAG
- the thg1 gene encoding tRNA guanylyltransferase — translation MAKSRFEYVKQYERLDRLLPETYIVIRIDGKGFHKFTKKHDFEKPNDLRCLNLMNAAARVVMSEFTDIVLAYGDSDEYSFVWSKSTELYERRESKLVSHVCSLFTSAFVFNWPKHFDIPLLSLPSFDGRAVLYPNMKVLRDYLHWRQVDCHINNLYNTTFWMLILKGGFTNTQAEEYLKGTVSAEKHEILFSKFGINYNFEPEIYKKGSIWIREPIDQEWHQQDKKFSVKQKKKMVLSILHVSLIDDDFWTSRPFLEVLLQ, via the exons ATGGCCAAGTCAAGGTTTGAATATGTGAAGCAATACGAAAGATTGGATCGTTTACTACCTGAGACTTATATCGTAATACGAATTGATGGCAAAGGATTCCATAAGTTCACAAAGAAACATGATTTTGAGAAGCCAAATGATTTGAGATGTctaaatttaatgaatgcAGCAGCTCGCGTAGTCATGTCTGAGTTCACCGACATCGTTTTAGCTTATGGTGATAGTGATGAGTATAG TTTTGTTTGGTCTAAGAGTACCGAATTGTATGAACGGCGCGAGAGTAAGCTTGTTAGCCATGTCTGCTCTTTATTTACATCTGCTTTTGTCTTCAATTGGCCTAAACATTTTGACATTCCACTACTTTCACTCCCTTCATTTGATGGACGAGCTGTACTTTATCCTAATATGAAAGTATTAAGAGATTATTTGCATTGGCGACAAGTAGACTGTCATATTAATAACCTTTACAATACTACCTTCTGGATGTTAATACTCAAAGGAGGTTTCACAAACACTCAAGCCGAGGAGTACCTAAAG GGTACCGTCAGCGCAGAAAAAcatgaaattttgttcTCAAAATTCGGCATCAACTATAATTTTGAACCAGAGATATACAAAAAGGGCTCGATTTGGATTCGTGAG cCTATTGATCAAGAATGGCATCAACAAGACAAAAAGTTCTCcgtaaaacaaaagaagaaaatggtTTTATCTATCCTTCACGTAAGTCTGATAGACGATGACTTTTGGACTTCAAGGCCATTTCTTGAGGTATTGTTACAATAA
- the atg1 gene encoding autophagy serine/threonine protein kinase Atg1 — protein sequence MNLQTSTNQTIGPYVIRSEIGRGSFAIVYKGKHTETNRVISIKSVLTKKLTKKLLENLESEISILKEIRHVHVVELIDCIKAGRFIHLVMEYCSLGDLSYFIRKREKFNSIPSLAWINIDHPPVYKAGLNETLVRHFTQQLASALQFLRSRSLIHRDVKPQNLLLQPPPTAAYLEEHPQFVGSPKLPMLKLADFGFARYLQTSSMAETLCGSPLYMAPEILRYEKYDAKADLWSVGAVLYEMAVGKPPFKAPNHVELLRRIQKAKDVIKFPEEAFIHPDIKTLICALLKQNPADRIDYDGFFSSIVVTTPLDDASTLTGSDIQDAVKEINIPSSSPAYITDFFPKSNPGAPAPPGGLLRQAFQAQGSSIQPSEITGRRVPHRYAQDGNTLPYTPVFPPESAPAASIFPPRLTSKQPIPMASPAKLTSDTSNKSSAYVVVDHHPIISSTQLSNESLTHEQSINGNSPSPNEGVFQGSFSPESAPVNNHAFPHTSRMQIPYMKPNAFPSNPTYIASTPVTQLRRAFEQATAHVPQSGGGARNKSALERALNVANARLNEVVVDGMTDNGNTSLPTKESNLDNNVNIIQPSLPDTGKRLLDVLESIAMKSNSVYHLAEVKLAQIIPSLSDEMKPGDTLLDRPLTPFSLVMLAKESYVLYERDIELLQVAFDGVAAFWANSEERASPDCQQAIEWFRQRYSESLEKSQFLREIIISQSAAHSLPTTKPVSASQLIYHRALDLSRNAATSELSGNDAQACLQNYRLAAHLLESLLESNFSTPDGANDSNNSVTIRNLIALITKRQELLQSKQIQANVANKVTESVAKITLAPNLA from the exons ATGAACTTACAGACGAGTACAAATCAAACAATTGGTCCCTATGTCATTCGATCGGAAATTGGACGTGGATCTTTCGCAATTGTGTATAAAGGAAAGCACACG GAAACGAATCGAGTGATCTCTATTAAAAGCGTATTGACAAAGAAGCTTACTAAGAAACTTTTGGAGAATTTAGAAAGTGAAATTTCAATCCTTAAAGAGATCCGTCATGTGCATGTTGTGGAACTGATAGACTGTATTAAGGCTGGGCGGTTCATTCACCTGGTCATGGAGTATTGCTCCCTAGGAGATTTGAGTTATTTTATTCGAAAGCGAGAAAAGTTTAACAGTATTCCCTCCTTAGCCTGGATCAACATCGATCATCCGCCAGTTTACAAGGCTGGATTGAATGAGACGTTGGTTCGGCATTTTACCCAACAACTTGCTTCTGCACTCCAATTTTTACGATCGCGTTCTTTAATTCATCGAGATGTCAAACCCcaaaatcttcttttacAACCACCACCCACCGCTGCCTATCTGGAAGAGCATCCCCAGTTTGTGGGAAGTCCCAAGCTACCAATGCTTAAATTAGCAGACTTTGGTTTTGCACGTTACCTTCAAACGTCTAGTATGGCGGAAACTCTATGTGGCTCTCCGTTGTATATGGCGCCCGAAATACTTCGTTACGAGAAATATGATGCTAAAGCCGATTTGTGGTCAGTAGGTGCTGTGTTATACGAAATGGCTGTTGGAAAGCCTCCCTTCAAGGCCCCAAATCATGTCGAACTTCTTAGGAGGATTCAAAAAGCTAAAGATGTCATCAAGTTTCCTGAAGAAGCTTTCATTCACCCGGACATTAAAACCCTTATCTGTGCTTTGCTGAAGCAAAATCCGGCTGATCGTATCGACTACGACGGTTTCTTTTCCAGTATTGTTGTCACTACTCCATTAGATGACGCATCTACTTTGACCGGTAGCGATATTCAAGATGCGGTTAAGGAAATAAACATTCCATCTTCTAGTCCTGCCTACATAACCGATTTTTTCCCAAAAAGTAATCCTGGCGCTCCTGCTCCTCCAGGCGGTTTGTTGCGTCAAGCTTTCCAAGCTCAGGGGTCTAGTATTCAGCCCTCTGAAATTACCGGTCGAAGGGTGCCTCATCGCTATGCACAAGATGGAAACACTTTACCATACACCCCCGTGTTTCCTCCTGAAAGTGCTCCTGCTGCTAGCATTTTCCCTCCTCGATTAACCTCTAAGCAACCTATACCCATGGCATCTCCTGCTAAGTTGACAAGTGATACTTCGAACAAAAGTAGCGCCTATGTCGTAGTGGACCATCATCCCATAATCTCTTCTACCCAACTTTCCAATGAAAGCCTAACCCACGAGCAATCAATCAATGGTAACTCGCCTTCACCAAACGAAGGTGTTTTTCAAGGTAGTTTCTCTCCTGAAAGCGCTCCTGTAAATAATCATGCGTTTCCCCATACTAGCCGGATGCAAATCCCTTACATGAAACCCAATGCTTTCCCTTCTAATCCTACCTACATTGCTTCAACCCCAGTCACTCAACTACGTCGTGCGTTTGAGCAAGCTACAGCACATGTACCTCAATCTGGAGGTGGTGCGCGAAATAAAAGCGCTCTAGAACGAGCACTAAATGTTGCAAACGCTAGGCTTAATGAAGTTGTAGTGGATGGTATGACAGATAATGGAAACACATCCCTTCCtacaaaagaaagcaatttGGATAACAATGTCAACATTATCCAACCTTCCTTACCTGACACCGGTAAAAGATTGCTTGATGTTTTAGAAAGTATAGCGATGAAATCAAACTCTGTCTACCATCTGGCTGAAGTGAAGCTTGCTCAAATTATTCCTTCTTTGTCTGATGAAATGAAGCCTGGAGATACACTCTTGGATAGACCTTTGACTCCTTTTTCATTGGTTATGTTAGCCAAGGAATCGTATGTACTTTATGAGAGAGACATTGAGCTGTTACAAGTGGCGTTTGACGGTGTTGCTGCTTTTTGGGCCAACTCTGAAGAACGTGCATCTCCTGATTGCCAACAAGCCATTGAATGGTTTCGTCAAAGGTATTCAGAAAGTCTTGAGAAATCCCAATTTTTACGtgaaattattatttctcAAAGTGCCGCACATTCTTTGCCAACTACCAAACCTGTGTCAGCTTCtcaattaatttatcaTAGAGCATTGGACCTATCCAGAAATGCAGCCACTAGTGAACTGTCAGGAAATGATGCACAGGcttgtttacaaaattacCGGCTTGCAGCACATTTGTTGGAGTCACTTCTTGAGAGTAATTTTTCGACTCCAGACGGTGCTAACGATTCCAATAATTCAGTAACCATAAGAAATTTGATTGCTTTGATAACGAAAAGGCAAGAACTTTTACAATCGAAACAAATCCAGGCTAATGTAGCCAACAAAGTAACAGAAAGTGTTGCGAAAATAACACTTGCCCCCAATCTTGCTTGA
- the sec59 gene encoding dolichol kinase Sec59 yields MYIMSKKCYDTSEKIDREQECVEVNYQHRNFESILEIFSVLFIPFLCNSGKKFLQISNASFFLPACFYLLGSSSIIQLYEPLLWLSSFPFCILYVGFGENSVLYHEMYTVCLYNALLSLTQRWKWLSIVLDGLGNSSVNLKLHETVILAFLEITQNSFTFIEGILICTGLTGLCFATFSYEVSPVVSVLSGVLLISLPTLILLNLCILKLAAKLHLSALFTTCLIYFFSALLVFLVSRSWVAGQLGQAPEVWLFNQIFSHRNSLTRIKIIIWWIICLGCFIFILLRSNRNNPLGKYFTTEDEVLNFRRKTYHALVVFLFLPVCCLDPHFLHLSFSGVLFIFLFVEGIRILRLKPFGKMIHEFLWEYTDNRDHKGPLIISHIYLLIGCAIPIWLSNALKGPVASVELLVGVLCLGCGDSMASIIGKRFGKHRISKTNKSIEGVFAFSISVFLVLHLTQAFHVCPSVTFWKTLFMSLCTAILEGVSTENDNLILPMYMWVLYQALD; encoded by the exons atGTATATAATGTCGAAAAAATGTTATGATACGTCGGAAAAGATTGATCGTGAGCAAGAATGTGTTGAAGTGAATTATCAACATCggaattttgaaagtattttggaaatatttTCAGTTTTATTCATTCCTTTCTTATGCAACTCTGGCAAAAAGTTCCTCCAAATTTCAAATGCgtccttttttttacctgcatgcttttatttattgggTTCGTCTAGCATAATCCAGCTATATGA GCCGTTATTGTGGTTATCATCGTTTCCCTTTTGTATCCTCTATGTCGGCTTTGGAGAAAACTCTGTCTTGTATCATGAGATGTACACGGTATGTCTTTACAACGCTCTTTTGTCCTTAACACAAAGATGGAAATGGCTCTCTATTGTTTTAGATGGACTGGGTAATTCGAGtgttaatttaaaacttcaCGAAACGGTCATCCTTGCCTTTCTTGAAATTACACAAAACAGTTTTACCTTCATTGAAGgcattttaatttgtacCGGACTTACAGGTCTTTGTTTTGCTACATTTTCGTATGAAGTATCTCCTGTAGTTTCAGTGCTATCGGGAGTTTTACTCATTTCCTTACCTACACTCATTTTGTTAAACCTTTGCATATTAAAGCTTGCTGCTAAATTACATTTATCGGCACTCTTTACTActtgtttaatttatttctttagcGCTTTGCTCGTATTTTTAGTGTCCAGGTCATGGGTTGCTGGGCAACTTGGACAAGCACCTGAAGTATGGTTGTtcaaccaaattttttcgcATAGGAATTCCCTAACGAggattaaaataattatttggTGGATAATTTGCCTTggttgttttatttttattcttctgCGAAGCAACCGTAATAATCCACTTGGCAAATACTTTACCACTGAAGATGAAGTGCTGAACTTTCGTAGAAAGACATATCATGCTTTGGTTgtctttttatttcttccGGTTTGTTGCTTAGATCCTCATTTTCTCCACCTGTCTTTTTCGGGAGTTTTATTCATATTTCTGTTTGTTGAAGGTATACGCATACTTCGTCTTAAGccatttggaaaaatgaTCCATGAATTTTTATGGGAGTATACCGATAACAGGGATCACAAGGGCCCCTTGATTATTTCCCATATATATCTTTTAATTGGTTGTGCAATTCCTATTTGGCTTTCGAATGCTTTAAAAGGTCCTGTTGCGTCGGTTGAATTACTGGTTGGTGTTTTATGTTTAGGGTGTGGAGATTCTATGGCTAGCATAATTGGGAAAAGGTTCGGAAAACATAGGATCTCAAAAACGAATAAAAGTATTGAGGGGGTATTTGCCTTTTCAATCTCAGTGTTTCTCGTTTTACACTTGACGCAAGCTTTTCATGTGTGTCCTTCAGTAACGTTTTGGAAAACGCTGTTTATGTCCTTATGTACGGCCATTTTGGAAGGTGTCTCAACGGAGAATGACAATCTCATACTTCCAATGTACATGTGGGTATTGTATCAAGCCTTGGATTAA